In the genome of Phaeodactylum tricornutum CCAP 1055/1 chromosome 20, whole genome shotgun sequence, one region contains:
- a CDS encoding predicted protein has translation MNIQCFILLYSLFILSSGVLGIGVEKLVSRTDDRALKRFLQGKGKGRGSRSSSGEKKRTSSKSTKSKMQKSLRSKQSSSPTSSAYPTPSPTPPPTVLPTHAFVAITASTKSKKAGKSRSGKSRSSSSKAGSMQIQYDATVEFLKSSSLIPSALELDNLMMAAFQLPAVQTLLLLLGNLPEQNPFSSTGKVAYSRLPRVGEGQIALATGQGLSVVGIAALVTTVALVCAIGGACTVQKCSESALLQRYKLTALDDRIHGVHTMEVIDSTSDCSSSIGGPSINPLGGIECDDDMTIEFGPNEETRGGYDPLFQAPFRISQGDLIR, from the exons ATGAACATTCAATGTTTTATTCTCTTATACTCTCTGTTCATTCTGTCGTCTGGGGTATTGGGGATTGGCGTAGAGAAGCTCGTCTCAAGAACAGATGACCGTGCCTTGAAGCGCTTCTTGCAGGGGAAAGGAAAGGGGCGAGGAAGCCGCTCAAGTAGCGGCGAGAAGAAACGCACCAGCTCCAAATCtacaaaaagcaaaatgcAGAAAAGCTTGAGGTCAAAACAATCATCTTCGCCCACCTCTTCTGCCTACCCAACACCATCTCCTACCCCTCCACCAACGGTATTACCTACTCATGCATTTGTGGCGATAACAGCAtcgacgaaaagcaaaaaggcGGGAAAAAGCCGAAGTGGCAAAAGCAGATCAAGCTCAAGTAAGGCAGGAAGCA TGCAAATTCAGTATGATGCAACCGTCGAGTTCCTCAAAAGCTCGAGTCTCATTCCTTCAGCCTTGGAATTGGACAATCTAATGATGGCTGCCTTTCAACTACCTGCTGTGCAAACTCTTCTACTTCTCCTTGGAAATTTACCCGAACAGAATCCCTTTTCGTCAACAGGAAAAGTCGCCTACTCGCGTTTGCCAAGAGTCGGTGAGGGCCAAATAGCATTGGCAACAGGGCAAGGTCTTTCTGTAGTCGGAATCGCTGCTCTCGTGACAACCGTTGCTCTTGTATGTGCTATTGGTGGCGCATGCACTGTTCAGAAGTGCAGCGAATCGGCACTTCTACAAAGGTATAAGCTAACTGCGTTGGACGACAGGATACATGGAGTTCACACAATGGAAGTGATTGATTCCACATCTGATTGCTCATCGTCAATCGGAGGGCCGTCCATAAATCCTCTCGGTGGTATAGAATGCGATGATGATATGACGATAGAGTTTGGTCCTAACGAAGAAACACGTGGTGGATATGACCCCCTCTTCCAGGCTCCCTTTAGGATTTCGCAAGGAGATCTGATACGATGA
- a CDS encoding predicted protein, producing MTTQRRWSILIFVLCGLQRISQAQPSKGTRKLPPLRHSIFETRSWGSSETGKGEGKSKSSKRSSQTSHPKTQGTRPKNCDLPCSFLNGFPIHFPPLNCSIVKNGKGKRWQKLEKVEEFEVEEIKQNIIENVDANCVSPTQVAETETPTLLPTFVPMSLEATDQPTVAETTAPTAAGPIVVTVIPTISQTRPPATNEVEPTLSPHLDTSSPTALLAPNRETSTPTIRSTTTQTPTGIGEETATPTINFSATQAPSTTTVDTPSPTVDSIATQVPTTMTVDSTLPTSGPSTRAPSAATDTEASPFVITYQTSDSREPTPEEFDQAQAVTLQYLEDFLVGEYEFNLITALNDVLGLALSESTDPLAVAYATTLLFSSESGFIPSQEDIDVQVFTAFQEQAVFDLVAALQGLPPENPFSSTTSVQFTSFVIEVVQASETSSGSTVAFGALIGMILFIFGLLASRVVYRKPSYISVDNDIPHRVIIPGQSNIMAFMDCESEASSRRTSAN from the exons ATGACAACACAACGACGATGGTCAATCTTGATTTTTGTTCTATGCGGGCTACAGCGTATTTCTCAAGCGCAGCCTTCTAAAGGTACCAGAAAGCTTCCACCACTGAGGCACAGTATATTCGAGACACGATCTTGGGGCTCCTCTGAAACGGGGAAGGGGGAAGGGAAGTCCAAGAGCAGTAAACGAAGCTCTCAGACATCCCATCCGAAAACACAAGGTACGCGCCCTAAAAATTGCGATTTGCCATGTTCCTTTTTAAATGGATTTCCAATTCACTTTCCCCCCTTGAATTGCAGCATCGTCAAAAACGGGAAAGGGAAAAGATGGCAGAAGCTCGAAAAAGTCGAAGAGTTCGAAGTCGAAGAAATCAAGCAAAACATCATTGAAAACGTCGACGCCAACTGCG TTTCTCCAACACAGGTCGCCGAGACTGAGACGCCCACTCTACTCCCCACGTTTGTACCCATGTCTTTAGAGGCAACTGACCAGCCAACTGTTGCTGAAACAACAGCACCGACCGCCGCTGGACCAATCGTTGTAACGGTTATCCCTACTATATCCCAAACTCGGCCGCCAGCTACAAATGAGGTCGAGCCAACACTAAGTCCGCACCTTGATACAAGCTCCCCTACTGCTCTCCTGGCACCAAACCGAGAGACATCAACACCTACAATACGTTCTACGACAACACAAACACCCACCGGCATAGGAGAGGAAACAGCGACACCGACCATAAATTTTAGTGCGACACAAGCACCAAGCACCACAACAGTCGACACACCATCACCGACGGTAGATTCTATTGCAACACAAGTACCAACCACCATGACAGTGGACTCCACTTTGCCAACCTCAGGACCATCTACCAGAGCGCCATCAGCAGCCACTGATACCGAAGCTTCGCCCTTCGTTATTACGTACCAAACAAGCGATAGTAGGGAACCAACACCGGAGGAGTTCGATCAAGCTCAAGCGGTCACCCTTCAATATCTTGAAGACTTTTTAGTGGGGGAATACGAGTTCAACTTGATCACAGCGCTCAACGACGTTTTGGGATTGGCTCTTTCAGAGTCAACAGATCCTTTGGCTGTAGCGTATGCAACCACACTACTGTTTTCGTCAGAATCAGGATTTATTCCATCTCAGGAAGATATAGATGTGCAGGTTTTTACCGCATTTCAAGAACAGGCTGTTTTTGATCTCGTAGCAGCACTTCAAGGCCTGCCTCCTGAAAATCCCTTCTCATCGACTACAAGCGTCCAGTTCACTTCTTTTGTGATCGAAGTAGTGCAAGCATCTGAGACATCCTCAGGAAGTACGGTGGCTTTCGGAGCTCTTATTGGGATGATCTTGTTCATTTTTGGTTTGCTCGCGTCTCGTGTTGTGTATCGGAAGCCATCGTACATCTCTGTTGACAACGACATCCCCCATAGGGTAATAATTCCTGGACAAAGCAACATCATGGCATTCATGGACTGTGAAAGTGAAGCATCTTCTCGCAGAACTTCAGCGAATTGA